The segment CCTTTGAAATTCAGTCTCTTTTAATGACTTGATGAGCTCAGCAGACTCCTGAGCATCCACCCCTGCTCGCTCTAACTCATCTTGAATTTTTCGTGCACCAAAACGCTCACTTCTTCTGCGCACCAAGGACTGTGCAAAACGCTGGTCTGACAGCCATCCTCTGGCCTCAAAATCATCCAAAACTTCCTCGATTTGAATACTCAAAGGTTTTGCCGCAGGAATGCCTTCCCCCTCTAGCAATTCAGAACTACCCTTCAAGATCTTTGCTGCAGATTCTGTCAACTTGGCTTCTAAGCCCTTGCGACTATATTCACGCATCGATAAAAGGCGCAAAGCCCGAGCTTTCAAACTCGGGCTTTGTTTTTTACCTTGTTTTACGTCGAGATCTGATTCCGACATCGAAAAATTATGCTTCCTCTTCTTCGCTCACAACATCACTAATTACTGCTGTGCCTGCCTTAACGCCTAACTTCTCACGAATCTTGGCTTCGATATCTTGAGCAATGGCTGGGTTTTCTTTCAAGAATTCACGCACATTATCTTTGCCCTGACCGATGCGATCACCGTTATAGCTATACCAAGAACCTGACTTTTCAACGATATCCGCCTCTACGCCCATATCAATGATTTCACCCTCTCTTGAGATTCCAGCGCCATACATGATGTCAAAGATTGCTTCACGGAACGGAGGAGAAACCTTGTTCTTGACTACCTTCACGCGAGTCTCATTACCCACTACCTCATCGCCCTTCTTGATGCTACCAATGCGACGAATATCTAAACGCATCGAGGCATAG is part of the Polynucleobacter sp. es-EL-1 genome and harbors:
- a CDS encoding RecX family transcriptional regulator, which encodes MSESDLDVKQGKKQSPSLKARALRLLSMREYSRKGLEAKLTESAAKILKGSSELLEGEGIPAAKPLSIQIEEVLDDFEARGWLSDQRFAQSLVRRRSERFGARKIQDELERAGVDAQESAELIKSLKETEFQRAQDLWQRKFGVVAQEQKERARQYRFLASKGFSSDVVSRVVAGRSA